The sequence below is a genomic window from Gammaproteobacteria bacterium.
GGGTAAAAGAGGTGCGTGCTTGGACGATTGAACAAGGTGATACCGCACCACAGGCAGCGGGTAAGATTCATACGGATTTTGAGAAAGGTTTTATCCGTGCAGAGGTCATTGCCTACGATGATTTTATTGCAGGTAAAGGTGAGCAGGGTGCTAAAGATGCGGGTAAATGGCGGCTTGAAGGTAAGGAATATGTGATGCAAGAGGGCGATGTGGTTCACTTTCGTTTTAATGTTTGATTGCTTGCAGATAATGCTTGACGAAGGCGGGGTGATGTTGCAAAATCGCGCCTGCTTTGAAATATGGCTATGTAGCTCAGTTGGTTAGAGCACAGCATTCATAATGCTGGGGTCGGTGGTTCAAGTCCACCCATAGCCACCATATTTCCCCTTCTGTTTTTTCTTTCTAGTTCGCTTTTTTATTCCGTTTTTCTGTCACTCCATTGACGTTGTTTTACCCCTCGATACTCAATACGTTCACAGCGTATGGGGAAAAAATGCCCCTCTGGTTTTTCGCTGGCTTCAATAAAACAGGGATAGATGCCGGCAGAAAATCCCAGCCCCATAAAATAATAACCTTCCTTTGTAGTCAATCCTTGGTCAGTAAGTAGGCTGGCTATGATTGCTGCAATATTCATAAAATTGCGTGAATGTTTTTTTAGCAGCATGGCTTCTATTTTGAAAGCCAGCTGAAGGTAGTCACCACCTGCTAGATTGAGTGCGGTTGCTTTTGCTAGCAGTGGTTTGATACGTTCATCTTGAATGGGGATGGGGCGTCCATAACCGGAAATGTTTTTATACTTTTTCAATTCATATTGAATAATTTTTTCTAAGCTGAGACCGGTTTTTTTCTTTTTCATACTTCGTTGGAGAAAATCCATGCAGCGGAGTTCTGCTTTCCAGCCGTATACGACAGCCTCAGAGACTGCATTGGATGCAGAAATGGCTAAGGAAGCCGTGCTGCGTGCCGTGCCTGCCAGCGCGGCCACACGATTATTCCAAAGGCGCGGGTCGGGGTAACTGGTGCTGATGACCCAAAGGGCGTTAAAAAGCTCAATCTGTTGTTTGGAAAATTCTCGACCCGTGATGCCAAGCAACAGCAATTCAATCCAAGAGTGATCTTGCAGTTCGTGAAAAAGGTCTTTGCCACGATAGACTACACGTTGTTCAGCACCAAACCAGCCACCCATTTGGGTTTTCCAGAGTTTCTCAGCGCTGAGCAGATCATTTTGTTTATTCACTGAACGAACCGGGGTCGTTTTCAACCTGTAAGCCATCGGCAAAGAAAGGGTAATGGATCCAGCCCCGTGGCATCTGTTCCAGCGCGTGTGCCGCCGCCCCTGGCAGACGCAGCAATAAATAGAGCATTTCGCTTTGCTGGGGCGTGAAGCCCAAATCGTAAAAGGCGGTCGCTGCAACACCCAGCATGGAGAGTGGGTTGTGTGCGACTTGTTCAAAGGCTTGGCGGTTTTTTTGCAGCCAAGAGAGTGCGCCTTCACCTTCCGTGGAGTGTGTGCAGCACTGTCGCAGCGCCTGTAAAACGGGGCTGGCGCAGGAGATACCATGAGGGTCAAAACCAGGAAAGTGTTCCATCTCAGGCCAAATATCGGCGCGTTCATTGTCGTTGAGAGAGTCAAACCAGCTTTGCCAAGCTTTGAGGTCTAAGCCGCACTGCTGCCAGCCTTGCAGTGCCAGCGCTAATTCATGCGCACCGCCATTTTGTCCTGCGCCAACGGCCAGTGCGGCAATTAAACAAGAAGCGCTGGTGGATTGACCCACGCCACCGTTCATGGCCGCTCGCACACTCAGATCTCTCGGGCCTGGGTTGGCTAAAATCAGTGCGACATCTTCGAGCAGGTTGGCTTGCCAAGGCAGAGGTGCTTGGCGTTGAAACAGCAGAAAAAGATACTCTGCCCAACGGGCGTTGCCGAGCAGGTCGCCATAAACATCGTAACCGGCGCAGTGACAGGTTTTGGCGGCAAAGGGGTTGTCAGCTTCGGCTTCTTCTTGCCAAATGCGGCTGCGAATGGTTTCGATTTTGGTGCGTTTGGCCATCATTGACCGCCTAAGACTTTGACTCTGGCACCCATTGGCGGAACTTCTTCTGGGTCAATATAGACATCAATGAGTGTCGGGCCTGGGTGGTTGCAGATGGCGTTAAAATCCAGCGTTAATAGGTCATTGGGTTGCTGAATACGGACGTTCTGTATCCCCATCGCCTGTGCCATTGCGGCGTAATCAATCTGAGGCAGTGCATGGCCGATGGACTCTGCTTTGCTCAAACATTGGCCGTGTTTTACCATTCCTAGAGAGGAATCATTGAGAATGATAAAAATAACAGAGAGATTTTCTTGCGCGGCGACGGTGATCTCTTGGCCTGACATAAGCCAACTGCCATCGCCTGTGACGCAGACCACCGCTTGGTTTTTACTGCCGATAGCGGTGCCGACCGCAGCACCAATAGCCCAGCCCATCGAGGCAAATTCCAACGCGCCACGAAACAGCGGTTTGTCGCCGTCTCGTGCGGTTAAACGCCGCTCTGGGGGGTGAAAATAGTGAATGGCCCAAGCGATGCTGTTGCCAGAATCGGCAAGAAACAGCGTGCCTGAGGGCAGTAACTTGCCTAGAGTTTGCATTAACCATTGAGGTTTTATACAGGTCTCTGGATTGGATTCTAATGTGAATTTGTCATTTTTAATCTGTTGTTGGTAGGGGGAGTATTTGTTTTTCTTGGATGTTTGCGCTGATGTTTGCTGTTTTTGGGCGTGGCTCAGCAGTTCTGTGCAGATTTTTTTCAGGTTGCCGCAGAGTTGCATTTTTGCCATTGGTGAACGGGTGAGATTGGTCGCGACCTGTTCTACATGCAGCAGTCGATTGTTCAGCAGGGCGTTATCCCAGCCGTTGCTGGCCCATTCACCCAAGCCGGTACCGATGGCCATAATGGCATCAATGTGCTTCTCTTTTAGAATGTCGAGGGCGCTTTGATGACCGGCAAAACCGAGTACGCCACAAAATTTTGGGTGATCGTGATTGATCAGACCTTTTGCGTGAGGGGTGGCAATCAGCCAAGCACCTAAGGTTTCTGCCAATTGGCAGAGAGGTTCAATGGCGGCTTCGGCGTCACTGCCCACCACAAAAACCAGCCCCTGCGCCTTGTTTAAGTGCTGCGCTAATTGTTCGACTTGTTCTAAATCCACGGCAAAATTGGTTTTGCTCAGTTGCGCTACGTCGTATTGAGGGGCTTTGAAGGGGGCGGGGGCGCGCAGAATGTCTAAGGGCAGGGTGAGGTGAACGGGGCCTGGGGGTGATTGGAAGGCGGTCATAATGGCGGTGATCAGTTTGCGTTCAAATTGATCAATGTGTGAGATTAAGCTGTTGTAGCGTGTGCAGGACTGAAACATGCTGACGGTGTCGATGCCACTGCAAGAGGATTCTTGCAGTGCGCCTTTGCCAAAATTGCTCAGCGTTGTTTGGCCGGTTAAGACCAGCATCGGGATTTGGTTTTCGTAAGCAGAGGCCACACCGGTAAGCAAATTGGTGGCACCAGGGCCGGTGGTGGCGCAGCAGACACCCAGTTTTCCGGTTTGGCGAAAATAACCATCGGCCATAAAAGCCGCACCGGTTTCGTGACGTGCAACCACGGCTCTGATGCCGCCAGTGCGTTGGCTGCGAGCCAGTGCATTAAAAAGGGGTTCAATGCCGCCACCTGGCACACCAAAAATGGAATCAATTGAAAGTTGGTTAAGGTAGGCCAAGAGTAGGTCGCCAACTTCAAACAGGGGATTGCACTCTTTTTTTAGACATAAATTTCCTGATTTGTTGCGATGACGTAATATTGTGTTGCCAGATAAAAAGTTATTTATGTTACGAATGAACGGATTGTCCAGTATAGCGCACTGCTTCTTGTAAACCAAAATAGGCTTCTTAACGGTTATGAAACTGGCTTATAAATGACAGATATTGTGAGATTTATCTATGGGATTGCGATCCAGTTCACAAAAGCGCTGTCAAAATCAGTAATTTGTTGGCCAGCCTTATCATGCTTGGTTCACACTTTTATACATATTGAAGGGACTAGGAGGTCTCTATGCGCAACGATCCACCTTTAATTGAGCAGCGAGTGCGGCATACGGTGCGTTTGATGCTCAATCGACCAGAGCAATACAATGCCTTGAATACGGTACTAATTCAGCGTTTACGCGAAGCGCTGTGGCGTTTGGCAGCTGATGATACGGTGCGTCAAATCGTAATTGCTGCCAACGGCCATAAATTTTGTGTTGGCAGTGATGTGGAGGAGATGCAGAAGTTACTTGATGCCGGTGAGGATAAGGTCGAAGACCTGTTGCAGCTGGGGCAGCTGTTGCGCGAGTTGGATCGTTTTCCTAAGCCGGTGGTGGGGTTGGTGCAGGGGGAAGTGTACGGCAGTGGTGTGGGTTTGCTGGCCTGTTGTGATGTGGTGTTTGCCACGGAAAAAGCTCGATTTTGTCTCCCCGAGGTGCGTTTAGGGTACGTTGCAGCCCTCATCAG
It includes:
- a CDS encoding citrate/2-methylcitrate synthase, with the translated sequence MNKQNDLLSAEKLWKTQMGGWFGAEQRVVYRGKDLFHELQDHSWIELLLLGITGREFSKQQIELFNALWVISTSYPDPRLWNNRVAALAGTARSTASLAISASNAVSEAVVYGWKAELRCMDFLQRSMKKKKTGLSLEKIIQYELKKYKNISGYGRPIPIQDERIKPLLAKATALNLAGGDYLQLAFKIEAMLLKKHSRNFMNIAAIIASLLTDQGLTTKEGYYFMGLGFSAGIYPCFIEASEKPEGHFFPIRCERIEYRGVKQRQWSDRKTE
- a CDS encoding citryl-CoA lyase, with amino-acid sequence MAKRTKIETIRSRIWQEEAEADNPFAAKTCHCAGYDVYGDLLGNARWAEYLFLLFQRQAPLPWQANLLEDVALILANPGPRDLSVRAAMNGGVGQSTSASCLIAALAVGAGQNGGAHELALALQGWQQCGLDLKAWQSWFDSLNDNERADIWPEMEHFPGFDPHGISCASPVLQALRQCCTHSTEGEGALSWLQKNRQAFEQVAHNPLSMLGVAATAFYDLGFTPQQSEMLYLLLRLPGAAAHALEQMPRGWIHYPFFADGLQVENDPGSFSE
- a CDS encoding thiamine pyrophosphate-binding protein — translated: MFEVGDLLLAYLNQLSIDSIFGVPGGGIEPLFNALARSQRTGGIRAVVARHETGAAFMADGYFRQTGKLGVCCATTGPGATNLLTGVASAYENQIPMLVLTGQTTLSNFGKGALQESSCSGIDTVSMFQSCTRYNSLISHIDQFERKLITAIMTAFQSPPGPVHLTLPLDILRAPAPFKAPQYDVAQLSKTNFAVDLEQVEQLAQHLNKAQGLVFVVGSDAEAAIEPLCQLAETLGAWLIATPHAKGLINHDHPKFCGVLGFAGHQSALDILKEKHIDAIMAIGTGLGEWASNGWDNALLNNRLLHVEQVATNLTRSPMAKMQLCGNLKKICTELLSHAQKQQTSAQTSKKNKYSPYQQQIKNDKFTLESNPETCIKPQWLMQTLGKLLPSGTLFLADSGNSIAWAIHYFHPPERRLTARDGDKPLFRGALEFASMGWAIGAAVGTAIGSKNQAVVCVTGDGSWLMSGQEITVAAQENLSVIFIILNDSSLGMVKHGQCLSKAESIGHALPQIDYAAMAQAMGIQNVRIQQPNDLLTLDFNAICNHPGPTLIDVYIDPEEVPPMGARVKVLGGQ
- a CDS encoding enoyl-CoA hydratase-related protein, with protein sequence MRNDPPLIEQRVRHTVRLMLNRPEQYNALNTVLIQRLREALWRLAADDTVRQIVIAANGHKFCVGSDVEEMQKLLDAGEDKVEDLLQLGQLLRELDRFPKPVVGLVQGEVYGSGVGLLACCDVVFATEKARFCLPEVRLGYVAALISPYILAAMGSRAAGRYMLTGEHFSAAEAKRLGLVHEVYPRSQLALEANKLLKKLQATALHAQLETKAMLARQQQTPVDKEALLESVQLVARLRCSDEGREGIHAFAEGRRPSWRPAPQEELADDL